Proteins from a single region of Amycolatopsis sp. CA-230715:
- a CDS encoding nitrate reductase subunit alpha, producing the protein MAGRITGRAGKVATALDDRASDALLRLGRYLTRAESSADLHAIHRVGGRDGDAFYRDRWSHDKVVPSTHGVNCTGSCRWKVYVSDGIITWESQDPDYPSVGPDSPEYEPRGCPRGASFSWYSYSPTRVRFPYARGVLVEMYRDALRRLGDPVLAWASVVDDPVKRWSYQRARGKGGLVRVSWDEAAEMAAAAHVHTIATRGPDRIAGFSPIPAMSMVSHAVGSRFMALIGAPMLSFYDWYADLPVASPQVFGDQTDVPESADWWDAAYLVMWGSNVPVTRTPDAHWMAEARYRGQKVVVVSPDYADNTKFADEWLAPHPGTDAALALAMGHVLLKEFFVDRQVPYFTEYARQYTDLPFLVTLEERDEALVPGKFLTEADLGGTGAQPEWKTVLLDDRTGEPVVPNGSAGFRWNDSDRGRWNLELGDVVPRLSVLGSEGRDDVTVLLPRFDAADGESAVLRRGVPAVRVGGKLVTTVFDLLLAQYGVRRDALPGSWPSGYDDAEEPCTPAWQERITSVPAARVARIAREFAETAEASRGRCMILMGAGTNHWFHSDTIYRSFLALLTLTGCQGRNGGGWAHYVGQEKVRPLTGHATLAGAADWVRPARQMIGTAYWYLHTGQWRYDGVRNDALASPLAQGKLAGTAAADTLATSARLGWMPSFPTFDTSSLDLVDEAEAAGADPAAHVVERLREGTLGFAAEDPDAPENWPRVLTVWRSNLLGSSAKGHEYFLRHLLGTDANLRGAEAPPELRPKTVKWHDEAPEGKLDLLLALDYRMTSTTLFADLVLPAATWYEKHDLSSTDMHPFVHSFNAAVGPPWQTRTDFDAFHTIAKRFSELAETHLGVRKDLVATPMTHDTASELAQPGGIVRDWREGEVEAVPGVTMPNLTVVERDYPAVAAKLATLGPLLEELGTSSKGITYDVRSEVDWLRAKNGTAKSGPAKGRPLVDTDVRAADAVLALSGTTNGRLATQGFRTLEDRVGTEMAHLASEHEGKRISFADTRSRPAAVITSPEWSGSESGGRRYSAFVINVEHRKPWHTLTGRQHFFLDHDWMHELGEALPVYRPPLDMHRLFGEPRIGPHGAEVTVRYLTPHSKWSIHSTYQDNLIMLTLSRGGQAIWMSPADAEAIGAHDNDWIEAVNRNGVVVARAIVSHRMPTGTVFLYHAQDRAVNVPKSEATGKRGGTHNSLTRLLMKPTHLIGGYAQLSFGFNYLGPTGNQRDEVTVIRRRAQEVTY; encoded by the coding sequence TTGGCTGGTCGCATCACCGGGCGAGCCGGAAAAGTCGCCACCGCACTCGACGACCGCGCTTCGGACGCCCTGCTCCGGCTCGGCCGGTACCTCACCCGCGCGGAAAGCTCGGCCGATCTGCACGCCATCCACCGGGTCGGCGGCCGCGACGGCGACGCGTTCTACCGGGACCGCTGGAGCCACGACAAGGTCGTCCCGTCCACGCACGGGGTGAACTGCACGGGCTCGTGCCGGTGGAAGGTGTACGTGTCGGACGGCATCATCACCTGGGAGAGCCAGGACCCCGACTACCCTTCGGTGGGCCCGGACAGCCCCGAATACGAGCCAAGGGGATGTCCGCGCGGCGCCTCATTTTCCTGGTATTCCTACTCTCCCACCCGCGTGCGGTTCCCGTACGCGCGCGGCGTGCTCGTCGAGATGTACCGCGACGCGCTCCGCCGCCTCGGCGATCCCGTGCTCGCCTGGGCGTCCGTTGTGGACGATCCGGTGAAACGGTGGAGCTACCAGCGCGCACGCGGCAAGGGCGGGCTGGTCAGGGTGTCCTGGGACGAGGCGGCCGAGATGGCCGCGGCCGCGCACGTGCACACCATCGCGACCAGGGGGCCGGACCGGATCGCCGGGTTCTCCCCGATCCCGGCGATGTCCATGGTCTCGCACGCGGTCGGCTCGCGGTTCATGGCGCTGATCGGCGCGCCCATGCTCTCCTTCTACGACTGGTACGCCGATCTGCCGGTGGCCTCGCCGCAGGTGTTCGGGGACCAGACCGACGTGCCGGAGTCCGCGGACTGGTGGGACGCGGCCTACCTGGTGATGTGGGGATCCAACGTCCCGGTGACCCGCACGCCGGACGCGCACTGGATGGCCGAGGCGCGGTACCGCGGCCAGAAGGTCGTGGTGGTCTCGCCCGACTACGCCGACAACACCAAGTTCGCCGACGAATGGCTCGCGCCGCACCCCGGCACCGACGCCGCGCTCGCGCTGGCGATGGGGCACGTGCTGCTGAAGGAGTTCTTCGTCGACCGGCAGGTCCCCTACTTCACCGAATACGCCCGCCAGTACACCGATCTGCCGTTCCTGGTCACCCTCGAGGAGCGGGACGAGGCGCTGGTACCGGGGAAGTTCCTCACCGAAGCCGATCTCGGCGGTACCGGGGCGCAACCGGAGTGGAAGACGGTCCTGCTCGACGACCGCACCGGCGAACCGGTGGTACCGAACGGATCCGCGGGCTTCCGGTGGAACGACAGCGATCGCGGGCGCTGGAACCTCGAACTCGGCGACGTGGTGCCGAGGCTGAGCGTGCTCGGCAGCGAGGGCCGCGACGACGTGACCGTGCTGCTTCCCCGTTTTGACGCCGCCGACGGGGAAAGCGCGGTGCTGCGCCGCGGCGTTCCCGCCGTGCGGGTGGGCGGAAAGCTGGTCACCACCGTATTCGACCTGCTGCTCGCCCAGTACGGGGTGCGGCGCGACGCGCTGCCCGGCTCGTGGCCGTCCGGGTACGACGACGCCGAGGAACCGTGCACGCCCGCGTGGCAGGAGCGGATCACCTCGGTACCTGCGGCCCGAGTGGCCAGGATAGCCAGGGAGTTCGCCGAAACCGCGGAAGCGTCGCGGGGCCGGTGCATGATCCTGATGGGCGCGGGCACCAACCACTGGTTCCACTCCGACACGATCTACCGGTCCTTCCTGGCGCTGCTGACGCTGACCGGGTGCCAGGGCCGCAACGGCGGCGGCTGGGCGCACTACGTCGGCCAGGAGAAGGTGCGACCGCTCACCGGGCACGCCACGCTGGCTGGCGCGGCCGATTGGGTACGTCCGGCGCGCCAGATGATCGGCACCGCCTACTGGTACCTGCACACCGGGCAGTGGCGCTACGACGGCGTGCGCAACGACGCGCTCGCTTCCCCGCTGGCCCAAGGAAAACTCGCCGGGACCGCGGCCGCGGACACGCTCGCCACGTCGGCGCGGCTTGGCTGGATGCCGTCGTTCCCGACCTTCGACACCAGCTCGCTCGATCTCGTCGACGAGGCCGAGGCCGCGGGCGCCGATCCCGCCGCGCATGTCGTCGAGCGGCTGCGCGAGGGCACGCTCGGGTTCGCCGCGGAGGATCCCGACGCGCCGGAGAACTGGCCGCGCGTGCTCACCGTGTGGCGGTCCAACCTGCTCGGTTCCTCCGCGAAGGGCCACGAGTACTTCCTGCGGCACCTGCTGGGCACCGACGCGAACCTTCGCGGCGCCGAGGCTCCGCCGGAGCTGCGGCCGAAAACCGTGAAATGGCACGACGAAGCGCCGGAGGGCAAGCTCGACCTGTTGCTGGCACTGGACTACCGGATGACGAGCACCACGTTGTTCGCCGATCTCGTGCTCCCCGCCGCGACCTGGTACGAGAAGCACGACCTGTCGTCGACCGACATGCACCCGTTCGTGCACTCGTTCAACGCCGCGGTCGGCCCGCCGTGGCAGACCAGAACGGATTTCGACGCGTTCCACACCATCGCGAAGCGGTTCAGCGAGCTCGCCGAGACGCACCTCGGCGTCCGCAAGGACCTCGTGGCCACGCCGATGACGCACGACACCGCGAGCGAACTGGCTCAGCCGGGCGGGATCGTGCGGGACTGGCGCGAGGGCGAGGTCGAGGCGGTTCCGGGGGTAACGATGCCGAACCTGACCGTGGTGGAACGCGATTATCCCGCCGTGGCGGCGAAGCTGGCCACGCTCGGTCCGTTGCTCGAGGAACTGGGCACCTCGTCGAAGGGCATCACCTACGACGTCCGGTCCGAAGTGGACTGGCTGCGGGCGAAGAACGGGACCGCGAAATCGGGGCCTGCCAAGGGCCGCCCGCTCGTCGACACCGACGTCCGCGCCGCGGACGCGGTACTCGCGCTGTCCGGCACCACCAACGGCAGGCTGGCCACGCAAGGGTTCCGCACGCTGGAGGACCGCGTCGGCACCGAGATGGCGCACCTCGCGAGCGAACACGAAGGCAAGCGGATCTCCTTCGCCGACACGCGATCGCGGCCCGCCGCGGTGATCACCAGCCCGGAGTGGTCCGGGAGCGAAAGCGGCGGGCGGCGGTACTCGGCGTTCGTGATCAACGTCGAGCACCGCAAACCGTGGCACACCCTCACCGGCCGCCAGCACTTCTTTCTCGACCACGACTGGATGCACGAACTGGGCGAGGCGCTCCCGGTCTACCGCCCTCCGTTGGACATGCACCGGCTCTTCGGCGAACCGAGGATCGGGCCGCACGGCGCCGAGGTGACCGTGCGGTACCTGACCCCGCACAGCAAGTGGTCCATTCACTCCACCTACCAGGACAACCTGATCATGCTCACGCTTTCCCGCGGTGGGCAGGCGATCTGGATGAGCCCCGCCGACGCCGAGGCGATCGGCGCGCACGACAACGACTGGATCGAGGCGGTGAACCGCAACGGAGTCGTGGTGGCGAGGGCGATCGTGTCGCACCGGATGCCCACCGGCACGGTTTTCCTCTACCACGCGCAGGATCGCGCGGTGAACGTGCCGAAGAGCGAAGCCACCGGGAAACGCGGCGGCACGCACAACTCGCTGACCAGGCTGCTGATGAAACCGACCCACCTCATCGGCGGGTACGCGCAGCTTTCCTTCGGCTTCAACTACCTCGGCCCGACCGGAAACCAGCGCGACGAGGTCACCGTGATCCGCCGCCGCGCGCAGGAGGTGACCTACTGA
- a CDS encoding MarR family winged helix-turn-helix transcriptional regulator: MGDQRAAGSAEEDAALLAAAKVMVAVSVRATSAAADAVSPAQLRTLTLLDEHGETNLGDLAELLGIVPSATSRLCAKLVDAGLVLRRTSPASRREVLLRISAAGRRLLDQVNTARLRQLRAVMAELPPARRATVARALRSFADASGLHLSHP; encoded by the coding sequence ATGGGCGATCAGCGCGCGGCGGGGTCCGCGGAGGAGGACGCGGCGCTGCTGGCCGCCGCGAAGGTGATGGTCGCGGTGTCCGTCCGCGCGACGTCCGCGGCCGCGGACGCGGTGTCGCCCGCGCAGTTGCGGACGCTGACCCTGCTCGACGAGCACGGCGAAACCAATCTGGGGGATCTCGCCGAGTTGCTCGGCATCGTGCCGTCGGCGACCAGCAGGCTCTGCGCCAAGCTCGTCGACGCGGGGCTGGTCCTGCGCCGGACGTCCCCGGCGAGCAGGCGCGAGGTGCTGCTGCGCATCTCGGCCGCGGGCAGGCGCCTGCTCGACCAGGTGAACACCGCGCGGCTGCGGCAGCTGCGCGCGGTCATGGCGGAGCTGCCCCCGGCACGGCGAGCGACCGTCGCACGCGCCTTGCGCTCGTTCGCCGACGCGAGCGGACTACACCTCTCACACCCCTGA
- the dapF gene encoding diaminopimelate epimerase, translating to MTTTLKLDNDTLDADYHALRQRTACGIELDRVRFALMHGNGNTILVVDTVRSGLSENDINGELARALCRSFTAIRVDGIAFLSTASRPVRMTYFEGDGMHSQMCGNALRCSTRYCAERNHISQEEDFIATDDGLKWVSAADGRIRVALGHGREFRRVEEDRWFVFSGLPHLVLDVDDLDAVDVKTRGAALRFDHELCLRLNHPEGLHVDFAHRHGDRIAIRTYEPGTEDETLACGTGVGGTAYVAHRAWDMPFPVTVTTLGGDMTVEENGHGLVISGTTGYLFDALDR from the coding sequence ATGACCACCACCCTCAAACTCGACAACGACACGCTCGACGCCGACTACCACGCCCTGCGGCAGCGGACGGCGTGCGGGATCGAGCTGGACCGCGTGCGGTTCGCCCTCATGCACGGCAACGGGAACACGATCCTCGTCGTGGACACCGTCCGCAGTGGACTGTCCGAAAACGACATAAATGGGGAGCTGGCGCGTGCACTGTGCCGGAGCTTCACCGCGATCAGGGTGGACGGGATCGCCTTCCTCTCGACCGCGTCCAGACCCGTGCGGATGACCTACTTCGAAGGCGACGGAATGCATTCCCAGATGTGCGGGAACGCGTTGCGGTGCTCGACGCGCTACTGCGCCGAACGGAACCACATCAGCCAGGAGGAAGATTTCATCGCCACCGACGACGGCCTCAAATGGGTGTCGGCCGCCGACGGCCGGATCAGGGTCGCGCTCGGGCACGGACGCGAGTTCCGCCGCGTCGAGGAGGACCGGTGGTTCGTCTTCAGCGGGCTGCCGCACCTCGTCCTCGACGTCGACGACCTCGACGCGGTCGACGTCAAGACCCGTGGCGCGGCACTGCGCTTCGACCACGAGCTCTGCCTCCGCCTCAACCACCCCGAAGGACTGCACGTCGACTTCGCGCACCGGCACGGCGACCGGATCGCCATCCGCACCTACGAGCCGGGGACCGAGGACGAGACCCTCGCCTGCGGCACCGGGGTCGGCGGCACGGCCTACGTCGCGCACCGCGCGTGGGACATGCCGTTCCCGGTCACGGTCACCACGCTGGGCGGCGACATGACCGTCGAGGAGAACGGCCACGGGCTCGTCATCAGCGGCACCACCGGCTACCTCTTCGACGCACTCGACCGATAG
- a CDS encoding Pls/PosA family non-ribosomal peptide synthetase, translated as MTSLDAPGISPGAVPARTDAALATAQARVLPEYFEHTADRLPDAVAIVCDATELGYRELDREANKLARLLIERGVRPGDTVGILLPRSMHTYVAVLGVLKSGAAYVPIDPSFPEDRLAYIVEDAGLSDLVTTSESRERTRALGCPVLELDLANAALTAHSSDRPEIAIDPAAPCYVIYTSGSTGKPKGVVISHRSIANFLRVATPIYGVTAADRVYQGMSISFDFHLEEMWPAWVAGATLVAGPNDARRFGNGLTDFLTEHRITVLCSVPTLLTTVEEDPPSVRCLLVSGEAMPADLVRRWSRPGRRILNCYGPTETTVSSSCTELRPNRPVTLGTPFPTYRFYVLDENLREVPDGEVGEICIGGPGVGIGYLNRAELTAERFIPNPVARDRAEVPRIYRTGDLGRRTPEREYEFLGRMDTQVKIRGYRIELGEIEQVLRDDAAVENAVVTTLDRDGVPHLVGYLTLRSPDGTDPEHEELRGRLHATLRQRLPSYMIPSFLEVLDRFPLLAADKVNRAALPAPSSRPLGSVAGAHVPPEGKLETELAEAYAQVLDQPEVSVAADFFCDLGGHSLTAARLVSRLRELPAMRGLAMEDVYANPTVRDLAKYVETDLATASITADRSATGTPEPIRHSSLRVWACGLAQFVLLYGWLLVMSAPTLALLFFALGKVGAGLAPGTSVATAMNSLDLGTLVPVWIGWFLATTFALPVLGCRLVLAGIRPGWYPLWGLTYLRFWFYARIAALAPLPMLAGSPLLTPYLRLMGAKIGKRCQLSSPMIGLPKFVEIGDDVSMGDKARIETFVVDGGRLRLAPVRIGDGVHVGTNTAVLAGAEIGANATVGHQSLVHADHRVPSGEHWAGVPLRRLPAVPALLATMAESPDTRRWRASVITGYVAASLLLLLLPTLLLIPSGAIVVGALNGGGIGFAVASVALAGPALVLVASALLIACKRAVLPRVRPGVYSDRGAFGLRLWLSNRLLDQIVAQIRTIFCTLYAIPFLRALGLRMGKWCEVAVPTYLNVDLARFGDQCFLAGGVVIAPAVYHRGRVALHHAELGDRGFVGNVALVPGGAKMGDNSLLGVMSVPPDKPMEPETTWLGSPSFFLPRRQLSAKFPEKLTYAPTPGLVASRLFLELFRVFLPSMLTTLGTFAGLYAMAQLFAHLPPLAVVALLPAITLTVGLAATLVVVALKWIVMGRYRPRTEPYWGTWVRGTELITGLYEAVAVPGLIGNFTGTPWICPLVRLLGIKVGRRVWLNTVSFTEFDLNEIGDDAMIGQEADLQTHLFEDRVMKMSYSKAGAGASVGSHAVILYDAQASAGSFLDADSLVMKGETLPDTSAWRGIPARPL; from the coding sequence ATGACAAGCTTGGACGCGCCGGGGATCTCCCCCGGCGCAGTACCGGCGCGCACTGACGCGGCGCTCGCCACCGCGCAGGCGCGCGTCCTCCCGGAATACTTCGAACACACCGCCGACCGCCTCCCGGACGCGGTCGCGATCGTCTGCGACGCCACCGAACTCGGCTACCGCGAACTCGACCGCGAAGCCAACAAGCTGGCCAGGTTGCTGATCGAACGCGGGGTCCGGCCTGGCGACACGGTCGGGATCCTGCTGCCGCGCTCGATGCACACCTACGTGGCCGTGCTCGGGGTGCTCAAGTCCGGCGCCGCGTACGTGCCGATCGACCCGTCGTTCCCCGAGGACCGGCTGGCCTACATCGTCGAAGACGCGGGGCTGAGCGATCTGGTGACCACCTCGGAGTCGCGGGAGCGGACGCGGGCGCTCGGCTGCCCGGTGCTCGAACTCGACCTCGCGAACGCGGCGCTGACCGCGCATTCCAGTGACCGCCCCGAAATCGCCATCGATCCGGCCGCACCGTGCTACGTCATCTACACCTCCGGGTCGACGGGCAAACCGAAGGGCGTGGTGATCTCGCACCGCAGCATCGCCAACTTCCTCCGGGTCGCCACCCCGATCTACGGCGTGACCGCCGCGGACCGGGTGTACCAGGGCATGTCGATCAGCTTCGACTTCCACCTCGAGGAAATGTGGCCGGCCTGGGTCGCCGGTGCCACGCTCGTCGCCGGGCCCAACGACGCCAGGCGGTTCGGCAACGGGCTCACCGATTTCCTGACCGAGCACCGGATCACCGTGCTGTGCAGCGTTCCGACGCTACTGACCACAGTGGAGGAAGACCCGCCTTCGGTGCGGTGCCTGCTGGTGAGCGGGGAAGCGATGCCCGCCGATCTGGTGCGGCGGTGGTCTCGGCCCGGCCGCCGCATCCTCAACTGCTACGGCCCCACCGAAACCACCGTTTCGTCGAGCTGCACCGAACTGCGGCCGAACCGCCCGGTCACGCTCGGCACCCCGTTCCCGACTTACCGCTTCTACGTCCTCGACGAAAACCTGCGCGAGGTCCCCGACGGCGAAGTCGGGGAAATCTGCATCGGCGGCCCCGGCGTCGGCATCGGCTACCTGAACCGGGCCGAACTGACCGCGGAGCGGTTCATCCCCAACCCCGTCGCGCGGGACCGCGCCGAGGTGCCGAGGATCTACCGCACCGGTGACCTCGGCAGGCGCACGCCCGAGCGCGAATACGAGTTCCTCGGCCGGATGGACACCCAGGTCAAGATCCGGGGCTACCGCATCGAACTCGGCGAAATCGAACAGGTTCTCCGCGACGACGCCGCCGTCGAGAACGCTGTCGTCACCACGCTCGACCGGGACGGGGTGCCGCATCTCGTCGGCTACCTCACGCTCCGCTCCCCCGACGGGACCGACCCCGAACACGAAGAGCTGCGCGGACGGCTGCACGCGACCCTGCGGCAGCGGCTGCCGTCGTACATGATCCCGTCGTTCCTCGAAGTGCTCGACCGGTTTCCCTTGCTGGCGGCGGACAAGGTGAACCGCGCGGCGCTCCCGGCGCCGTCGTCACGACCGCTCGGCTCGGTCGCCGGCGCGCACGTGCCGCCGGAGGGAAAGCTGGAAACCGAACTCGCCGAAGCCTACGCGCAGGTCCTCGACCAGCCGGAGGTGTCAGTGGCGGCGGACTTCTTCTGCGATCTGGGCGGGCATTCCCTCACCGCGGCCCGCCTCGTGTCGCGGCTGCGCGAACTACCCGCCATGCGGGGGCTGGCGATGGAAGACGTGTACGCCAACCCGACCGTGCGAGATCTCGCCAAGTACGTCGAAACGGACCTCGCCACCGCCTCGATCACCGCCGACCGCAGCGCAACGGGGACACCGGAGCCGATCCGGCACTCGTCGCTGCGCGTATGGGCCTGCGGCCTCGCCCAGTTCGTGCTGCTGTACGGCTGGCTGCTGGTGATGTCCGCGCCCACGCTGGCGTTGCTGTTCTTCGCGCTGGGCAAGGTCGGCGCCGGGCTGGCACCCGGCACCAGCGTGGCGACCGCCATGAACAGCCTCGACCTCGGCACCCTCGTCCCGGTCTGGATCGGCTGGTTCCTGGCCACCACGTTCGCCCTGCCGGTGCTGGGCTGCCGGCTGGTGCTGGCGGGCATCCGGCCCGGCTGGTACCCGCTGTGGGGGCTGACCTACCTGCGTTTCTGGTTCTACGCCAGGATCGCCGCGCTCGCACCGCTTCCGATGCTCGCGGGGTCCCCGTTGCTCACCCCGTACCTGCGCCTGATGGGCGCGAAGATCGGCAAGCGCTGCCAGCTCTCCAGCCCGATGATCGGCCTGCCGAAGTTCGTCGAAATCGGTGACGACGTGAGCATGGGCGACAAGGCGCGCATCGAGACCTTCGTCGTGGACGGCGGGCGGCTCCGGCTCGCCCCCGTCCGGATCGGCGACGGTGTCCACGTCGGCACGAACACCGCCGTGCTGGCGGGTGCGGAGATCGGGGCGAACGCCACGGTCGGCCACCAGTCCCTCGTGCACGCCGACCACCGCGTGCCCTCGGGCGAGCACTGGGCCGGCGTGCCGTTGCGGCGCCTTCCCGCGGTGCCAGCGCTGCTGGCCACCATGGCCGAAAGCCCCGACACCCGCCGCTGGCGCGCGTCGGTCATCACCGGGTACGTCGCCGCGAGCCTGCTGCTGCTCCTGCTGCCGACGCTGCTGCTGATCCCCAGCGGCGCGATCGTGGTGGGCGCACTCAACGGCGGCGGCATCGGCTTCGCGGTGGCCAGCGTCGCCCTCGCCGGACCGGCGCTCGTGCTGGTCGCCTCCGCGCTGCTGATCGCGTGCAAGCGCGCGGTGCTGCCGAGGGTCCGGCCCGGCGTCTACTCCGACCGCGGCGCCTTCGGCCTGCGGCTGTGGCTGTCCAACCGGCTACTCGACCAGATCGTGGCGCAGATCCGCACCATCTTCTGCACGCTGTACGCCATCCCGTTCCTGCGCGCGCTCGGGCTGCGCATGGGCAAGTGGTGCGAGGTGGCCGTGCCGACCTACCTCAACGTCGACCTCGCCCGGTTCGGTGACCAGTGCTTCCTCGCGGGCGGCGTGGTGATCGCCCCCGCCGTCTACCACCGCGGCCGGGTCGCGCTGCACCACGCCGAGCTGGGCGACCGGGGCTTCGTCGGCAACGTCGCGCTGGTACCGGGTGGCGCGAAGATGGGCGACAACAGCCTGCTCGGGGTCATGTCCGTACCACCGGACAAGCCGATGGAACCGGAAACCACCTGGCTCGGCTCGCCGTCGTTCTTCCTGCCGCGCCGCCAGCTCAGCGCCAAGTTCCCCGAAAAGCTGACCTACGCCCCCACGCCGGGCCTGGTGGCGAGCAGGTTGTTCCTCGAACTGTTCCGCGTCTTCCTGCCGTCCATGCTCACCACGCTCGGCACGTTCGCCGGCCTCTACGCGATGGCGCAGCTGTTCGCGCACCTCCCGCCGCTGGCCGTGGTCGCGCTGCTGCCCGCGATCACGCTGACCGTCGGGCTGGCGGCCACCCTGGTGGTCGTCGCGCTCAAGTGGATCGTGATGGGCAGGTACCGCCCGAGGACCGAACCCTACTGGGGCACCTGGGTCCGCGGCACCGAGCTGATCACCGGCCTGTACGAGGCGGTCGCGGTGCCCGGACTCATCGGGAACTTCACCGGCACGCCGTGGATCTGCCCGCTGGTGCGGCTGCTCGGCATCAAGGTGGGTCGCCGCGTCTGGCTCAACACCGTGTCCTTCACCGAGTTCGACCTGAACGAGATCGGCGACGACGCGATGATCGGCCAGGAAGCGGATCTCCAGACGCACCTGTTCGAGGACAGGGTGATGAAGATGTCGTATTCGAAGGCGGGTGCGGGCGCCTCGGTCGGCAGCCACGCCGTGATCCTCTACGACGCCCAAGCCTCCGCCGGATCGTTCCTCGACGCGGATTCGCTGGTGATGAAGGGCGAAACCCTCCCCGACACCAGTGCGTGGCGCGGAATTCCCGCGCGCCCGCTGTGA
- a CDS encoding aspartate aminotransferase family protein, protein MTGTLDGARAVRQPWPHVDGDLPGPRSAELLAHQDRWESNARVYSRHFPIAIADAQGSYVRDLDGNVFIDFLAGAGVLSLGHSHPEVLRAATDQFATLTHGLDFPTSVRREFIDAQLSMLPEPLRDTMKVHFCGPTGANAVDAALKLCKTATGRGEVVSFQGGFHGSSHAAMALTGLLSQKEPIANGMPGVHFFPYSYCARCPIGLHRDTCETNCASVLERSLHDANGGMPKPAAVVLELVQGEGGVIPARKDFVRRIRDVTAEAGIPLVVDEVQTGCGRTGTWFAFEQYDIEPDVIVASKALSGIGMPVALLFYHRRLDAWAPGAHTGTFRGNQIAFAAGVEAVRVVRRDDVLGNVRRRGAQLGERLAVLRHHPWVREVRGLGLIWGIELADPRDGTPASAAAAAVQALALRNGLIVELGGRGDGVVRLMPPLTVTAEVVDIACDILLDAIEDACP, encoded by the coding sequence ATGACCGGCACCCTTGACGGCGCACGGGCGGTGCGGCAGCCGTGGCCGCACGTCGACGGCGACCTGCCCGGCCCGCGGTCAGCCGAGCTGCTGGCGCACCAGGACCGGTGGGAGTCGAACGCGAGGGTCTACTCGCGGCACTTCCCGATCGCGATCGCCGACGCGCAGGGCAGCTACGTCCGCGACCTCGACGGCAACGTGTTCATCGATTTCCTCGCCGGGGCAGGGGTCCTTTCGCTCGGGCACTCCCATCCCGAGGTGCTGCGAGCGGCGACCGACCAGTTCGCCACGCTGACCCACGGGCTGGACTTCCCCACCTCGGTGCGGCGGGAGTTCATCGACGCGCAGCTGTCCATGCTCCCGGAACCGTTGCGCGACACCATGAAGGTGCACTTCTGCGGACCGACCGGGGCGAACGCCGTCGACGCGGCGCTCAAGCTCTGCAAGACCGCGACCGGGCGCGGCGAGGTCGTGTCGTTCCAGGGCGGTTTCCACGGCTCCTCGCACGCCGCGATGGCGCTGACCGGTCTGCTGTCGCAGAAGGAGCCGATCGCCAATGGCATGCCGGGGGTGCACTTCTTCCCGTACTCCTACTGCGCGAGGTGCCCGATCGGGCTGCACAGGGACACCTGCGAGACCAACTGCGCGAGCGTGCTGGAACGGTCGCTGCACGACGCCAACGGCGGGATGCCGAAACCGGCGGCGGTGGTGCTGGAACTGGTGCAGGGCGAAGGCGGGGTCATCCCGGCACGAAAGGACTTCGTGCGCCGGATCCGCGACGTCACCGCGGAAGCGGGTATCCCGCTCGTCGTCGACGAGGTGCAGACCGGCTGCGGCCGGACCGGCACGTGGTTCGCCTTCGAGCAGTACGACATCGAGCCCGACGTGATCGTCGCGTCCAAGGCGCTGAGCGGGATCGGGATGCCGGTCGCGCTGCTGTTCTACCACCGGCGGCTCGACGCCTGGGCTCCCGGCGCGCACACCGGCACCTTCCGCGGCAACCAGATCGCCTTCGCCGCGGGCGTCGAAGCAGTGCGCGTCGTCCGGCGCGACGACGTGCTCGGCAACGTCCGGCGGCGCGGCGCGCAGCTCGGCGAACGGCTCGCCGTGCTGAGGCACCACCCGTGGGTCCGCGAAGTCCGCGGCCTCGGCCTGATCTGGGGTATCGAGCTCGCCGACCCGCGCGATGGCACGCCCGCGAGCGCGGCGGCGGCCGCGGTGCAGGCACTGGCGCTGCGCAACGGGCTGATCGTCGAGCTCGGCGGCCGCGGCGACGGGGTGGTCCGGCTCATGCCGCCGCTGACCGTGACCGCCGAGGTCGTCGACATCGCCTGCGACATCCTCCTCGACGCCATCGAGGACGCCTGCCCGTAA